From the Flavobacterium galactosidilyticum genome, one window contains:
- a CDS encoding TraR/DksA family transcriptional regulator, whose amino-acid sequence MADETARYSDAELAEFKEIILNKMQKAQSDLDLIKSAYMNDLNNGTDDTSPTFKAFEEGSETMSKEANSQLAIRQEKFIRDLKNALFRVENRTYGVCKVTGKLIGKERLKIVPHATMSIEAKNLQR is encoded by the coding sequence ATGGCAGACGAAACAGCAAGATACTCTGATGCAGAATTAGCAGAGTTCAAAGAGATTATCCTGAACAAGATGCAGAAAGCACAATCTGATTTAGATTTGATCAAAAGTGCTTACATGAATGACTTGAACAACGGGACTGATGACACTTCGCCTACATTTAAAGCTTTTGAAGAAGGAAGCGAAACAATGTCTAAAGAAGCAAATTCACAATTAGCTATTCGTCAAGAAAAGTTTATTCGTGACTTGAAAAATGCACTATTCCGTGTTGAGAACAGAACATACGGTGTTTGTAAGGTTACAGGTAAATTGATTGGTAAAGAGAGACTAAAAATCGTTCCTCATGCAACAATGAGTATAGAAGCAAAGAACTTACAACGATAA